From the Buteo buteo chromosome 1, bButBut1.hap1.1, whole genome shotgun sequence genome, one window contains:
- the LOC142031819 gene encoding toll-like receptor 2 type-1, giving the protein MFNQRKHKSRTTHTWQVWAIYMVLAANLSEEQVLKQACPSCDATQLCNCSSMGLDFVPPGITGKITVLNLAHNRIKHIRSQDLQQAVNLRALLLQSNEISSIDKDSFCSLGKLELLDLSNNSLAHLYPAWFGHLFSLQHLHLQGNSYRDLGESSPFSSLRNLSSLHLGNPQFSTIRQGNFEGIEFLDKLWIDGGNLSQYEPGSLKLIKKINHMMINIRSINIFSAIVRDLLHSVTWLEVREIKLEIEKKSMVQNSTLPFRIRKLTFKDASFTDQYISRIIVLLKEIKSLQEIEAIDCVLQGKGAWDIEEIASSGQSFVETVSVINIMIQNFHLFFDLDGMESQINKLKRLTIASSKVFMVPCKLAKHFSSLLYLDFHDNLLVNNRLNETICRDAWPSLQTLNLSQNSLKSLKQTANSVTRLPKLVNLDISQNNFGDIPDVCEWPQTLKYLNLSSTQIPKLTTCIPPTLEVLDVSANNLKEFGLQLPFLKELYLAKNQLKALPGAAPVPNLVAMSIRRNKLNGFSREEFESFRKMELLDVSDNNFICSCEFLSFIHHEAGIAQVLVGWPDKYVCDSPLAVRGMQVGAVHLSLMECHRSLVVSSICVLLFLVILILVAVGYKYHAVWYLRMTWAWLQAKRKPKQAPLKDICYDAFVSYSENDSDWVENIMVRELEQACPPFRLCLHKRDFVPGKWIVDNIIDSIEKSHKTLFVLSEHFVQSEWCKYELDFSHFRLFDENNDAAILILLEPIQSKAIPKRFCKLRKIMNTKTYLEWPLEEEQQEMFWENLKGALKS; this is encoded by the coding sequence ATGTTcaaccaaagaaaacacaaatcaaGAACTACACACACCTGGCAAGTGTGGGCCATCTACATGGTCTTAGCTGCAAACCTCTCTGAAGAGCAAGTGCTGAAGCAGGCTTGTCCTTCGTGCGATGCCACTCAGCTTTGCAACTGCTCTTCCATGGGCTTGGACTTTGTTCCCCCAGGGATCACGGGCAAAATCACAGTGTTAAACCTGGCCCACAATAGGATAAAGCACATCCGATCCCAGGatctgcagcaggctgtgaaCCTGagagccctgctgctgcagtccAACGAAATCAGCTCCATAGACAAGGACTCGTTTTGCTCCCTTGGGAAACTGGAGCTCTTGGACTTATCAAATAACAGCTTGGCTCACTTGTACCCTGCATGGTTTGGGCACCTTTTTtcgctccagcacctccacctTCAAGGGAACTCCTACAGAGACCTGGGGGAAAGCTCCCCCTTTTCTAGCCTGAGGAACCTGAGCTCTCTCCACCTGGGCAACCCACAGTTCTCCACGATAAGGCAAGGGAACTTTGAGGGCATTGAGTTTCTTGACAAGTTGTGGATTGACGGTGGCAATCTCAGTCAGTATGAGCCAGGAAGTTTGAAATTAATTAAGAAGATAAATCACATGATGATAAACATAAGAAGTATTAATATATTCTCAGCAATTGTTAGGGACCTTCTGCACTCTGTCACTTGGTTAGAAGTGAGAGAAATCAAATTagagattgaaaaaaaaagcatggtgCAGAACTCTACACTTCCTTTTAGGATACGAAAGCTTACGTTTAAAGATGCTTCATTCACAGATCAATATATTAGCCGAATAATAGTATtactgaaggaaataaaatctttgcaaGAGATTGAGGCAATTGATTGTGTGCTTCAGGGGAAAGGAGCATGGGATATTGAAGAAATCGCAAGCAGTGGGCAAAGTTTTGTTGAAACAGTATCAGTAATAAATATAATGATTcagaattttcatttgttttttgaCCTGGACGGTATGGAGTCACAAATAAACAAGCTGAAAAGACTCACCATTGCAAGCTCTAAAGTTTTCATGGTACCATGCAaacttgcaaaacatttttcatcacTTCTGTATCTGGACTTTCATGATAATTTGCTTGTAAATAATCGCTTAAATGAGACAATATGTAGAGATGCTTGGCCTTCATTGCAAACTTTAAATCTAAGTCAAAACTCTCTAAAATCTCTGAAACAGACTGCAAATTCTGTAACTCGTCTACCCAAACTGGTTAATCTTGACATtagccaaaataattttggtgatATTCCGGATGTGTGTGAATGGCCCCAAACCCTGAAATATTTAAACCTCTCCAGCACTCAAATTCCTAAACTAACGACTTGCATTCCCCCAACGCTGGAAGTTTTGGATGTTAGCGCTAACAACCTGAAGGAGTTTGGACTGCAACTCCCATTTCTCAAAGAGCTGTACCTTGCAAAAAACCAGCTGAAGGCCTTGCCTGGTGCCGCACCCGTTCCTAACTTAGTGGCCATGTCAATCAGAAGAAACAAGCTCAACGGTTTCTCCAGGGAAGAGTTTGAGTCCTTCAGGAAAATGGAGCTGCTGGACGTCAGTGACAACAACTTCATCTGCTCCTGTGAATTCCTCTCCTTCATCCACCACGAGGCTGGCATAGCCCaggtgctggtggggtggcCAGACAAGTATGTCTGTGACTCTCCACTGGCAGTGAGAGGGATGCAGGTTGGAGCCGTGCATCTCTCCCTGATGGAGTGCCACAGGTCCCTCGTGGTGTCGTCAATCTGCGTCCTGCTGTTCCTGGTCATCCTCATCCTCGTGGCCGTCGGCTACAAGTACCACGCGGTCTGGTACCTGAGAATGACCTGGGCATGGCTCCAAGCCAAGCGGAAGCCCAAGCAAGCCCCCCTGAAGGACATCTGCTATGACGCTTTTGTCTCCTACAGCGAGAACGACTCCGACTGGGTGGAAAACATCATGGTGCGGGAGCTGGAGCAGGCCTGCCCCCCCTTTCGGCTCTGCCTCCATAAGCGGGACTTTGTGCCTGGGAAGTGGATCGTGGACAACATCATCGACTCCATAGAGAAGAGCCACAAAACGCTCTTTGTGCTGTCCGAGCACTTTGTGCAGAGCGAGTGGTGCAAATACGAGCTGGACTTCTCGCACTTCCGCCTCTTTGACGAGAACAACGATGCAGCGATTCTCATCCTCCTGGAGCCCATCCAGAGCAAAGCGATTCCCAAGAGGTTCTGCAAGCTGCGGAAGATCATGAACACAAAGACCTACCTGGAGTGGCCTCTtgaagaagagcagcaggagatgtTTTGGGAAAACTTGAAAGGGGCCTTGAAGTCATAG